The following coding sequences are from one Streptomyces dengpaensis window:
- a CDS encoding cobyric acid synthase translates to MSGGLLVAGTTSDAGKSVVTAGICRWLVRQGVKVAPFKAQNMSLNSFVTLEGAEIGRAQAMQAQAARVEPTALMNPVLLKPGSERSSQVVLMGKPVGELSARGYHGGRQQQLLGTVLDCLAELRGTYDAVICEGAGSPAEINLRRTDIVNMGIARNARLPVLVVGDIDRGGVFASFFGTVALLSREDQELVAGFLVNKFRGDVSLLEPGLDMLDNLTGRRTYGVLPFQHGLGIDEEDGLRPSFTSNTALRGTVRESAVAAPVGEDVLRVAVCAIPLMSNFTDVDALAAEPGVVVRFVDRPEELADADLVIVPGTRGTVKALEWLRERGLAEALVRRAREGRPVLGICGGFQVLGEHIEDEVESREGHVDGLGILPVRVRFAREKTLTRPVGEALGERVEGYEIHHGVAEVVGGEPFLDGCRVGQTWGTHWHGSLESDGFRRAFLREVAAAAGRRFVPAADTSFAVLREEQLDRLGDLIEEHADTDALWRLIESGAPSGLPFIPPGAPA, encoded by the coding sequence ATGAGCGGCGGACTGCTCGTCGCCGGCACCACCTCCGATGCCGGCAAGAGTGTGGTCACCGCCGGGATCTGCCGGTGGCTGGTGCGGCAGGGGGTCAAGGTCGCGCCCTTCAAGGCGCAGAACATGTCCCTCAATTCGTTCGTCACGCTTGAGGGTGCCGAGATCGGGCGGGCCCAGGCCATGCAGGCGCAGGCCGCGCGCGTGGAGCCGACCGCGCTCATGAATCCTGTGCTGCTCAAGCCGGGCAGTGAGCGGAGCAGTCAGGTCGTGCTCATGGGGAAGCCGGTGGGCGAGCTGAGTGCGCGTGGGTATCACGGCGGGCGGCAGCAGCAGCTCCTCGGCACCGTCCTCGACTGCCTCGCCGAGTTGCGGGGCACGTATGACGCGGTGATCTGTGAGGGGGCCGGCAGCCCTGCCGAGATCAATCTGCGGCGCACCGACATCGTGAACATGGGGATCGCCAGGAATGCCCGGCTCCCGGTGCTCGTCGTGGGCGACATCGACCGCGGGGGCGTGTTCGCCTCGTTCTTCGGGACCGTCGCGCTGCTGTCGCGCGAGGACCAGGAGCTCGTCGCCGGCTTCCTCGTCAACAAGTTCCGCGGCGACGTGTCCCTGCTGGAGCCCGGCCTCGACATGCTCGACAACCTGACAGGACGCCGTACGTACGGGGTGCTCCCCTTCCAGCACGGCCTCGGGATCGACGAGGAGGACGGGCTGCGGCCCTCTTTCACATCAAACACAGCCCTGCGGGGGACGGTCCGGGAATCGGCCGTCGCCGCGCCCGTCGGCGAGGATGTGCTGCGCGTCGCCGTCTGCGCGATTCCCCTCATGTCCAACTTCACGGACGTGGACGCGCTCGCCGCCGAACCGGGCGTCGTCGTACGGTTCGTGGACCGGCCCGAGGAGCTGGCCGACGCCGATCTTGTCATCGTTCCGGGGACCCGGGGGACGGTGAAGGCGCTGGAGTGGCTGCGCGAACGCGGGCTCGCCGAGGCCCTCGTCCGAAGGGCCCGGGAAGGCCGGCCCGTCCTCGGCATCTGCGGTGGCTTCCAGGTCCTCGGCGAGCACATCGAGGACGAGGTCGAGAGCCGCGAGGGGCATGTGGACGGGCTCGGGATCCTGCCCGTGCGGGTGCGGTTCGCGCGGGAGAAGACCCTCACCCGGCCCGTCGGCGAGGCGCTCGGCGAGCGGGTCGAGGGGTACGAGATCCACCACGGGGTCGCCGAAGTCGTAGGTGGAGAACCCTTCTTGGACGGCTGCCGGGTCGGCCAGACCTGGGGCACGCACTGGCACGGCTCGCTGGAGTCGGACGGATTCCGGCGCGCCTTCCTGCGCGAGGTGGCGGCCGCCGCGGGCCGTCGTTTCGTGCCGGCCGCCGACACGTCGTTCGCGGTGCTGCGCGAGGAGCAGCTGGACCGGCTCGGCGATCTGATCGAGGAACACGCGGACACGGACGCGCTGTGGCGGCTCATCGAGTCGGGCGCGCCGTCAGGACTGCCCTTCATCCCACCGGGAGCGCCCGCATGA
- a CDS encoding cobalamin biosynthesis protein, with the protein MRADRDFAYGAAAGLLGDLLLGDPRRGHPVAAFGRAAGAVERVLWRDHRGWGALHTAVCVGGAAGLAALAGRGVRGSRTASIVLTAAATWAVVGGTSLGREARAIGGALAAGDVEVARERLPHLCGRDPQALDADGIARAVVESVAENTSDAVVGALVWGAVGGVPGLVAFRAVNTLDAMVGHKSPKYRRYGWASARLDDLAGWPGARLTAVLTAAAGGDPRAALRAWRDDAHRHPSPNAGPVEASFAGALGVRLGGTLSYGGRVEHRPVLNGEGRAVHVDDIERAVRLSRRVSWLALGVSAAARALMNRKGRTS; encoded by the coding sequence ATGCGTGCCGATCGCGACTTCGCGTACGGCGCCGCCGCCGGCCTCCTCGGTGACCTGCTGCTCGGCGATCCTCGCCGGGGGCATCCGGTCGCCGCGTTCGGGCGGGCCGCTGGTGCCGTGGAACGGGTGTTGTGGCGGGACCACCGGGGGTGGGGCGCGCTGCACACCGCCGTGTGCGTGGGCGGTGCCGCCGGGCTCGCCGCGCTGGCAGGCCGTGGCGTACGCGGCTCTCGCACCGCCTCCATCGTGCTGACCGCCGCCGCCACGTGGGCCGTTGTCGGAGGGACTTCGCTGGGCCGGGAGGCCAGGGCGATCGGTGGCGCGCTCGCGGCCGGTGATGTCGAAGTGGCCCGTGAGCGGCTGCCCCACCTGTGCGGGCGGGACCCCCAGGCGCTCGACGCCGACGGGATCGCGCGTGCCGTCGTCGAGTCCGTCGCCGAGAACACCTCCGACGCCGTGGTGGGGGCCTTGGTGTGGGGTGCGGTCGGCGGGGTGCCCGGACTCGTCGCCTTTCGCGCGGTGAACACGCTCGACGCCATGGTCGGGCACAAGTCCCCCAAGTACCGGCGGTACGGCTGGGCTTCCGCCCGGCTCGACGACCTCGCCGGGTGGCCGGGGGCCCGGCTCACCGCCGTCCTCACGGCGGCAGCCGGCGGTGATCCGCGCGCGGCCCTGCGTGCCTGGCGTGACGATGCCCACCGCCATCCGAGCCCCAACGCCGGGCCCGTGGAGGCCTCGTTCGCGGGGGCCCTCGGGGTGCGGCTGGGCGGGACGCTGTCGTACGGGGGCCGCGTCGAGCACCGGCCCGTGCTCAACGGGGAAGGGCGCGCCGTCCACGTCGACGACATCGAGCGGGCCGTACGGCTGTCCCGGCGCGTCAGCTGGCTCGCCCTCGGTGTGAGTGCCGCCGCGCGGGCGCTCATGAACAGGAAGGGGCGTACGTCATGA
- a CDS encoding lysozyme, whose product MAHDHKPFRRRAHVIVATAVVGALTAGGTVLATVPVSAASKPKGHDVSSHQKNVNWQSAKAKGARFAYVKATESHTYRNPYYSQQYNGARNVGMIRGAYHFALPDKSSGATQARYFVRNGGAWRADGWTLPPALDIEYNPYSKRKCYGLSKAKMVSWIKAFSDEVKRQTGRRPVIYTTTHWWNNCTGGSRAFAGTHSLWLARYDSANAGALPAGWSYWTFWQYDNSGSLPGDQNLFNGSMAQLKRLARG is encoded by the coding sequence GTGGCCCATGACCACAAACCGTTCCGTCGTCGTGCCCACGTCATAGTGGCAACCGCTGTCGTGGGGGCGCTCACCGCCGGGGGGACCGTTCTCGCCACGGTTCCGGTCTCCGCGGCGAGCAAGCCCAAGGGGCATGACGTCTCCTCACACCAGAAGAACGTCAATTGGCAGAGCGCGAAAGCAAAGGGCGCCCGGTTCGCCTACGTCAAGGCGACCGAGTCCCACACGTACCGCAATCCGTACTACAGCCAGCAGTACAACGGCGCGCGCAACGTGGGCATGATCCGTGGCGCCTATCACTTCGCGCTGCCGGACAAGTCGTCCGGCGCCACCCAGGCCAGGTACTTCGTGCGCAACGGCGGCGCCTGGCGCGCGGACGGCTGGACGCTGCCGCCCGCGCTGGACATCGAGTACAACCCGTACAGCAAGCGCAAGTGCTACGGCCTGAGCAAAGCCAAGATGGTGAGCTGGATCAAGGCGTTCAGTGACGAGGTCAAGCGCCAGACCGGCCGCCGCCCGGTGATCTACACGACCACCCACTGGTGGAACAACTGCACCGGGGGCAGTCGCGCCTTCGCCGGGACCCACTCTCTGTGGCTCGCCCGCTACGACTCGGCGAACGCGGGCGCACTGCCCGCCGGCTGGTCGTACTGGACGTTCTGGCAGTACGACAACAGCGGCAGCCTGCCGGGTGACCAGAACCTCTTCAACGGATCCATGGCCCAGCTCAAGAGGCTCGCGCGCGGCTAG
- the cobN gene encoding cobaltochelatase subunit CobN: protein MSTVLLLSTADTDLLAARASGAPYRIGNPTRVDVAGELPALVEGADIAVVRLLGGKRAWEDGLAFLKASAIPTVLLGGEAVPDAELMAESSVPAGVVAEALRYLVEGGPANLVELARFLSDTVLLTGEGFEEPRKMPEYGIHGERAFVEGRPTVGVLFYRAHQLSGNTSFVDTLCDAIEARGANALAVYCGSLRGADDGLYELLSQADALVATVLAAGGTHASQASAGGDEEAWDIGALADLNIPVLQGLCLTSSKSAWDASDAALSPMDAAMQVAIPEFDGRLITVPFSFKEPDENGIFTYVADPERAARVAGIAFRHARLRYLREGGGESLALVFTAYPTKHSRVGNAVGLDTPASALVLLKALRDAGYKVGDLPESGDELIHRLINAGGHDVEWLTEEQLAAAPARVPLADYQAWFDQLDPALHDAMVEAWGEPPGSLYVDGDDIVLACLQFGNVVVMIQPPRGFGENPIAIYHDPDMPPSHHYMAAYRWLDNSFGADAIVHMGKHGTMEWLPGKGLGLSAGCAPDAVLGEIPLIYPFIVNDPGEGTQAKRRGHAIVVDHLVPPMARADTYGDLSKLEQLLDEYALVSDLDPAKAPAVRAQIWTLVKAAELHHDLHVDEQPDDGDFDEFVMHIDGYLCEIKDVQIRDGLHILGGGPEAEPRVNLVLAVLRASQVWGGAANALPGLRACLAEHFGLVEKELLAEPGAPVKVPVELTDLVEGPSRTGADAIDLLEQLCRRVAEGMEERGWVTAESAALVQDVLGVELPDAVAVLEFACQEVVPRLARTTDEIDHILKALDGGYVPAGPSGSPTRGLVNVLPTGRNFYSVDPKAIPSRLSWEVGQSLADSLVQRYLQDTGGYPQSVGLTVWGTSAMRTQGDDIAEILALLGCRPVWDDASRRVTGFEVVSLEELGRPRIDVTVRISGFFRDAFPHVVGLIDDAVRAVAELDEPGDRNFVRAHADEDTAEHGDRRRATARIFGSKPGAYGAGLLPLIDARNWRSDADLAEVYAVWGGYAYGRGLDGRAARGDMETAFRRIAVAAKNVDTREHDLVDADDYFQYHGGMVAMVRHLTGASPEAYVGDSAVPDQVKTRTLGEETHRVFRARVVNPRWMAAMRRHGYKGAFEMAATVDYLFGYDATAGVVDDWMYEKLSTEYVFDAENRDFMRTSNPWALRGITERLLEAADRGLWAEPDQETLNRLRATYLELEGHLEGEA, encoded by the coding sequence ATGAGCACAGTGTTGTTGTTGTCGACCGCCGACACGGATCTGCTGGCCGCCCGTGCCTCCGGCGCCCCGTACCGGATCGGCAATCCGACCCGGGTGGATGTCGCGGGCGAGCTGCCCGCGCTCGTCGAGGGCGCCGACATCGCCGTCGTACGGCTGCTGGGCGGCAAGCGCGCCTGGGAGGACGGGCTCGCCTTCCTGAAGGCGTCGGCCATCCCGACGGTGCTGCTGGGCGGAGAGGCCGTCCCGGACGCGGAGTTGATGGCCGAGTCGTCGGTGCCTGCCGGTGTCGTAGCCGAAGCGCTGCGGTACCTCGTCGAGGGCGGTCCGGCCAACCTCGTCGAGCTGGCGCGCTTCCTCTCCGACACCGTGCTGCTCACGGGTGAGGGCTTCGAGGAGCCGCGGAAGATGCCGGAGTACGGCATCCATGGCGAGCGTGCCTTCGTCGAGGGCCGTCCCACCGTCGGCGTGCTCTTCTACCGGGCGCACCAGCTGTCCGGCAACACCTCCTTCGTCGACACGCTGTGCGACGCGATCGAGGCGCGCGGCGCCAACGCCCTTGCCGTGTACTGCGGTTCGCTGCGCGGCGCCGACGACGGACTCTATGAGCTTCTCTCCCAGGCCGACGCCCTCGTCGCCACCGTGCTCGCCGCCGGTGGTACGCACGCCTCGCAGGCGTCCGCGGGCGGCGACGAGGAGGCCTGGGACATCGGCGCGCTCGCCGACCTCAACATCCCTGTCCTGCAAGGGCTTTGCCTCACCTCGTCGAAGAGTGCCTGGGACGCGTCGGACGCCGCCCTCTCCCCCATGGACGCGGCGATGCAGGTCGCGATCCCGGAGTTCGACGGGCGGCTGATCACTGTTCCGTTTTCGTTCAAGGAACCTGACGAAAACGGTATCTTTACCTATGTTGCCGACCCGGAGCGTGCTGCGCGCGTCGCTGGCATCGCTTTCCGGCATGCTCGACTGCGCTATCTCCGCGAAGGTGGAGGTGAGTCGCTCGCGCTGGTCTTCACGGCGTACCCAACCAAGCACTCCCGGGTCGGCAACGCTGTGGGACTCGATACCCCCGCATCCGCCCTTGTGCTGTTGAAGGCTCTACGCGACGCCGGGTACAAGGTCGGTGATCTTCCCGAAAGCGGCGACGAGTTGATCCACCGGCTCATCAACGCCGGCGGCCATGACGTCGAGTGGCTCACCGAGGAGCAGCTGGCCGCCGCGCCCGCGCGCGTGCCGCTCGCCGACTACCAGGCATGGTTCGACCAGCTCGACCCCGCGCTGCACGACGCCATGGTGGAGGCGTGGGGCGAGCCGCCGGGCTCCCTCTACGTCGACGGCGACGACATCGTGCTGGCCTGCCTCCAGTTCGGGAACGTCGTGGTCATGATCCAGCCGCCGCGCGGCTTCGGCGAGAACCCGATCGCGATCTACCACGACCCGGACATGCCGCCGTCGCACCACTACATGGCGGCGTACAGGTGGCTCGACAACAGTTTCGGCGCCGACGCGATCGTGCACATGGGCAAGCACGGCACGATGGAATGGCTGCCGGGCAAGGGACTCGGGCTCAGCGCAGGCTGCGCGCCCGACGCCGTCCTCGGTGAAATCCCGCTCATCTACCCGTTCATCGTCAACGACCCCGGCGAGGGCACCCAGGCCAAGCGGCGCGGGCACGCCATCGTCGTCGACCACCTCGTACCGCCGATGGCGCGCGCGGACACGTACGGCGATCTCTCGAAACTGGAGCAGCTGCTCGACGAGTACGCGCTCGTGTCCGACCTGGACCCGGCCAAGGCGCCGGCGGTCCGGGCCCAGATCTGGACCCTCGTCAAGGCGGCGGAGCTCCACCACGACCTGCATGTCGACGAACAGCCGGACGACGGCGACTTCGACGAGTTCGTCATGCACATCGATGGCTATCTCTGCGAGATCAAGGATGTGCAGATCAGGGACGGTCTGCACATCCTAGGCGGCGGTCCGGAGGCCGAGCCGCGCGTCAATCTGGTACTCGCCGTGCTGCGGGCCTCACAGGTGTGGGGCGGTGCGGCGAACGCGCTGCCCGGGCTGCGGGCCTGCCTCGCCGAACACTTCGGCCTGGTCGAGAAGGAGTTGCTCGCCGAGCCGGGCGCGCCGGTGAAGGTGCCGGTCGAGCTGACGGACCTCGTCGAGGGTCCGTCGCGTACCGGGGCTGACGCGATCGATCTCCTTGAGCAGCTGTGCCGCCGGGTCGCGGAGGGCATGGAGGAGCGCGGCTGGGTGACCGCGGAGAGCGCAGCTCTCGTACAGGACGTCCTGGGCGTCGAACTCCCGGACGCCGTCGCGGTGTTGGAGTTCGCCTGCCAGGAGGTCGTGCCCCGGCTCGCCCGTACGACGGACGAGATCGACCACATTCTCAAAGCCCTTGACGGCGGTTACGTCCCGGCGGGCCCGTCGGGTTCGCCGACCCGCGGACTCGTGAACGTCCTTCCGACCGGCCGCAACTTCTACTCCGTCGACCCCAAGGCCATTCCGTCCCGGCTGAGTTGGGAGGTCGGACAGTCGCTCGCCGACTCGCTGGTCCAACGGTATCTGCAGGACACCGGCGGGTACCCGCAGTCCGTCGGCCTGACCGTCTGGGGTACGTCCGCGATGCGCACCCAGGGCGACGACATCGCGGAGATCCTCGCACTGCTCGGCTGCCGCCCGGTGTGGGACGACGCCTCGCGCCGCGTGACCGGCTTCGAGGTCGTGTCCCTTGAGGAGCTGGGCCGTCCCCGCATCGACGTCACCGTCCGGATCTCCGGGTTCTTCCGGGACGCGTTCCCGCACGTGGTAGGTCTCATCGACGACGCGGTGCGGGCGGTGGCCGAGCTGGACGAGCCCGGTGACCGGAACTTCGTCCGCGCGCACGCCGACGAGGACACCGCCGAGCACGGCGACCGGCGGCGCGCGACGGCCCGTATCTTCGGCTCGAAGCCGGGGGCGTACGGGGCGGGGTTGCTGCCGCTGATCGACGCACGGAACTGGCGCTCGGATGCGGATCTGGCCGAGGTGTACGCGGTGTGGGGCGGTTACGCGTACGGGCGTGGGCTCGACGGGCGGGCGGCGCGCGGGGACATGGAGACGGCGTTCAGGCGCATCGCCGTGGCCGCCAAAAATGTCGACACCCGCGAGCACGATCTCGTCGACGCCGACGACTACTTCCAGTACCACGGCGGCATGGTCGCCATGGTGCGGCATCTGACGGGGGCGAGCCCGGAGGCGTACGTCGGTGACTCCGCCGTACCGGACCAGGTCAAGACCCGCACTCTCGGCGAGGAGACCCACCGCGTCTTCCGCGCGCGCGTCGTCAACCCGCGCTGGATGGCGGCGATGCGGCGGCACGGCTACAAGGGCGCCTTCGAGATGGCGGCGACCGTCGACTACCTCTTCGGCTACGACGCCACGGCCGGGGTCGTCGACGACTGGATGTACGAGAAGCTCAGCACCGAGTACGTCTTCGACGCGGAGAACCGGGACTTCATGCGGACGTCCAATCCGTGGGCGCTCAGGGGTATCACCGAGCGGCTGCTGGAAGCGGCGGACCGGGGTCTTTGGGCGGAGCCGGATCAGGAAACCCTGAACCGGCTCCGGGCGACCTACCTCGAACTCGAGGGCCATCTGGAAGGCGAAGCGTGA
- a CDS encoding putative cobaltochelatase, with the protein MSTPYPFSAVVGQDDLRLALLLNAVSPAVGGVLVRGEKGTAKSTAVRALSALLPDVHVVAGCRFSCDPTRTDPACPDGPHEKTGGMNRPARMVELPVGASEDRLVGALDLERALAEGVKAFEPGLLAHAHRGILYVDEVNLLHDHLVDLLLDAAAMGASYVEREGVSVRHAARFLLVGTMNPEEGELRPQLLDRFGLTVEVAASREPDQRVEVVRRRLAYDDDPSGFAARWADEEAAVRARIVAARELLPSVRLGDGALRQIAATCAAFEVDGMRADIVMARTATALAAWAGRTEVLAEDVRQAALLALPHRRRRNPFDAPGLDEDKLDETLEEFGGSDEDDPDPGPDGPGGGGGQSPDSDGPQGGDTSARPEAGDGGEPQVSGAGSGEQSPVRASEPFRTKVLSVPGIGEGAAGRRSRARTEHGRTTGARRPRGALTKLHLAATVQAAAPHQRARGRSGPGLVVRRDDLRQATREGREGNLVLFVVDASGSMAARQRMSAVKGAVLSLLLDAYQRRDKVGLVSFRGTSAEVALPPTSSVDAAAVRLESLPTGGRTPLAAGLLKAHDVLRVERLRDAARRPLVVVVTDGRATGGPEPVALASRAARLFAADGVASVVVDCEAGPVRLGLAGQLAGELGGTAVTLDELRADAIAGLVRDVRGTSRRAA; encoded by the coding sequence GTGAGCACGCCCTACCCATTCTCCGCTGTCGTCGGACAGGACGACCTACGCTTGGCGCTGCTGCTCAACGCAGTGAGCCCCGCAGTGGGTGGAGTCCTCGTGCGTGGGGAAAAAGGCACCGCGAAGAGCACCGCAGTGCGGGCCCTCTCGGCGTTGTTGCCGGATGTACATGTCGTAGCCGGATGCAGATTCTCCTGCGATCCGACCCGGACTGACCCCGCCTGCCCGGACGGGCCACACGAGAAGACCGGGGGCATGAACCGCCCTGCACGCATGGTCGAACTACCTGTCGGCGCCTCCGAGGACCGGCTCGTCGGGGCCCTGGACCTCGAACGAGCTCTCGCGGAGGGAGTCAAAGCCTTCGAACCCGGGCTCTTGGCCCACGCGCACCGCGGGATCCTGTACGTCGACGAGGTCAACCTCCTCCACGACCACCTGGTCGACCTGCTGCTGGACGCGGCCGCGATGGGCGCCTCGTACGTCGAGCGCGAGGGTGTCTCCGTACGGCATGCCGCGCGGTTCCTGCTCGTCGGGACCATGAACCCCGAAGAGGGCGAGCTGCGGCCGCAGTTGCTCGACCGGTTCGGGCTGACCGTCGAGGTCGCGGCCTCGCGGGAGCCCGACCAGCGGGTGGAGGTCGTACGGCGGCGGCTCGCCTACGACGACGACCCCTCCGGGTTCGCCGCCCGGTGGGCGGACGAGGAGGCCGCCGTACGGGCGCGGATCGTGGCGGCGCGCGAGCTGTTGCCGTCCGTGCGGCTCGGGGACGGGGCGCTGCGGCAGATCGCGGCGACCTGCGCGGCCTTCGAGGTCGACGGGATGCGGGCCGACATCGTGATGGCGCGGACCGCGACCGCTCTGGCCGCTTGGGCCGGGCGGACCGAGGTGCTGGCGGAGGACGTCCGGCAGGCCGCGCTGCTCGCACTGCCGCACCGGCGGCGGCGGAATCCCTTTGACGCGCCGGGACTTGACGAGGACAAGCTCGACGAGACGTTGGAGGAGTTCGGGGGTTCGGACGAGGACGATCCGGATCCCGGTCCGGACGGGCCTGGTGGGGGCGGCGGGCAGTCTCCGGACTCCGACGGGCCTCAGGGCGGCGACACCTCCGCGCGGCCCGAGGCCGGTGACGGCGGGGAACCGCAGGTCTCCGGCGCCGGCTCGGGTGAGCAGTCCCCCGTACGGGCTTCCGAACCCTTCCGTACGAAGGTGCTGAGCGTGCCCGGCATCGGCGAGGGTGCCGCCGGGCGGCGTTCGCGCGCGCGGACCGAGCACGGGCGGACGACCGGGGCCCGGCGGCCCCGAGGGGCGCTTACCAAGCTGCACTTGGCGGCGACCGTGCAGGCGGCGGCGCCGCATCAGCGGGCGCGCGGGCGGTCGGGACCCGGGCTTGTCGTGCGGCGGGACGATCTGCGGCAGGCCACCCGGGAGGGGCGTGAGGGGAACCTCGTGCTGTTCGTCGTGGACGCCTCCGGGTCGATGGCGGCGCGGCAGCGGATGAGTGCGGTGAAGGGTGCCGTGCTGTCGTTGCTGCTCGACGCGTATCAGCGGCGGGACAAGGTGGGGCTGGTGTCCTTCCGCGGAACCTCGGCCGAGGTGGCGTTGCCGCCGACCTCGTCGGTGGACGCGGCGGCGGTAAGGCTGGAGTCGCTGCCGACCGGTGGGCGGACACCGCTTGCCGCCGGTCTGCTCAAGGCGCATGACGTGCTGCGGGTGGAGCGGCTGCGGGATGCCGCGCGGCGGCCGCTGGTCGTCGTCGTGACCGATGGGCGGGCCACAGGTGGGCCTGAGCCGGTCGCGCTGGCTTCGCGTGCGGCGCGGCTGTTCGCGGCCGACGGGGTCGCCTCCGTGGTCGTCGACTGCGAGGCGGGGCCCGTGCGGCTCGGACTCGCCGGGCAGCTCGCGGGTGAGTTGGGGGGCACGGCGGTGACGTTGGACGAGTTGCGGGCCGATGCCATCGCCGGGCTGGTCAGGGATGTGCGGGGGACTTCGAGGAGGGCCGCGTAA
- the cobO gene encoding cob(I)yrinic acid a,c-diamide adenosyltransferase, with protein sequence MPQGQPSVVPDDGLTTRQRRNRPLVVVHTGIGKGKSTAAFGLALRAWNQRWPIGVFQFVKSAKWKVGEENALRVLGASGEGGSVDWHKMGEGWSWVQRDSQMDNEEKAREGWEQVKRDLAAETYKLYVLDEFAYPMHWGWVDTDEVVDVLRDRPGTQHVVITGRNAPSKLVEFADLVTDMSKVKHPMDAGQKGQRGIEW encoded by the coding sequence ATGCCTCAGGGGCAGCCGAGTGTGGTGCCGGATGACGGACTGACGACGCGTCAGCGACGTAACCGGCCTCTTGTTGTGGTGCATACGGGGATCGGGAAGGGCAAGTCGACTGCTGCCTTCGGGCTCGCTCTGCGCGCCTGGAATCAGAGATGGCCCATCGGGGTGTTCCAGTTCGTCAAGTCGGCGAAGTGGAAAGTCGGGGAGGAGAACGCGCTACGGGTGCTGGGGGCATCCGGCGAGGGCGGGTCCGTCGACTGGCACAAGATGGGCGAGGGCTGGTCCTGGGTCCAGCGCGACTCCCAGATGGACAACGAGGAGAAGGCGCGCGAGGGGTGGGAGCAGGTCAAGCGGGACCTCGCCGCCGAGACGTACAAGCTGTATGTCCTCGATGAGTTCGCTTACCCCATGCACTGGGGGTGGGTCGACACCGATGAGGTCGTCGACGTGCTGCGGGACCGTCCCGGGACTCAGCATGTGGTCATCACCGGTCGTAACGCTCCCTCGAAGCTCGTCGAGTTCGCCGATCTCGTGACCGACATGTCCAAGGTCAAGCATCCGATGGACGCCGGGCAGAAGGGCCAGAGAGGCATCGAGTGGTGA
- a CDS encoding inorganic phosphate transporter: MEHITLLLGIVIVTALVFDFTNGFHDTANAMATTISTGALKPKTAVAMSAVLNLVGAFLSVEVAKTISGGIIDEAGIRTEVIFAALVGAILWNLLTWLLGLPSSSSHALFGGLIGAAVMSAGWSSVNGSTVITKVLIPAVAAPIVAGLAAMLATRLTYKIGGRVEDKATAKGYRAGQIASAGLVSLAHGTNDAQKTMGIITLALVTGGVIAPGSNPPMWVIVSAGIAIALGTYLGGWRIIRTMGKGLTDLAPPQGFAAQTSAASAILASSHIGFSLSTTQVCSGAVMGSGLGRKGGVVRWSTATRMFVAWGLTLPAAGLAGASAEFLTQQGTWGIIATGVLLVAGAGIIWTLSRRQPVTVDNVNDIEPAGVVTTGVAAVTPPPAGPTATVAGLKTMIPSPSPSPDAEPTSPATV, translated from the coding sequence ATGGAACACATCACGCTCCTCCTTGGAATCGTGATCGTCACCGCTCTCGTGTTCGATTTCACGAACGGTTTCCACGACACTGCCAACGCGATGGCGACGACCATCTCGACCGGCGCTCTGAAGCCCAAGACGGCGGTGGCCATGTCCGCCGTGCTGAACCTGGTCGGCGCGTTCCTCTCCGTGGAGGTCGCCAAGACGATCTCCGGCGGCATCATCGACGAAGCGGGCATACGCACCGAAGTGATCTTCGCGGCGCTCGTCGGCGCCATTCTCTGGAATCTGCTGACCTGGCTCCTGGGTCTGCCCTCCAGCTCCTCCCACGCCCTCTTCGGTGGCCTGATCGGCGCCGCCGTCATGTCGGCCGGCTGGTCGTCGGTGAACGGCTCGACCGTCATCACCAAGGTGCTGATCCCCGCGGTCGCCGCGCCCATCGTGGCCGGACTCGCCGCGATGCTCGCCACCCGGCTGACGTACAAGATCGGCGGGCGCGTCGAGGACAAGGCGACCGCCAAGGGCTACCGCGCGGGCCAGATCGCCTCCGCCGGCCTGGTCTCCCTCGCCCACGGCACGAACGACGCCCAGAAGACGATGGGCATCATCACCCTCGCCCTGGTCACCGGCGGCGTCATCGCCCCGGGCTCGAACCCCCCGATGTGGGTCATCGTCTCGGCCGGTATCGCCATCGCGCTCGGCACCTACCTGGGCGGCTGGCGCATCATCCGCACGATGGGCAAGGGCCTCACCGACCTGGCGCCGCCGCAGGGCTTCGCCGCCCAGACCAGCGCCGCGAGCGCCATCCTGGCCTCCTCCCACATCGGCTTCTCGCTCTCCACCACCCAGGTCTGCTCCGGCGCTGTGATGGGCTCGGGCCTCGGCCGCAAGGGCGGTGTCGTCCGCTGGTCGACCGCGACCCGGATGTTCGTCGCGTGGGGCCTGACCCTCCCGGCCGCCGGTCTGGCCGGTGCCTCCGCGGAGTTCCTCACCCAGCAGGGCACGTGGGGCATCATCGCCACGGGCGTGCTGCTGGTGGCGGGCGCCGGAATCATCTGGACGCTCTCCCGTCGCCAGCCGGTCACCGTCGACAATGTCAACGACATCGAGCCCGCGGGCGTCGTCACCACCGGGGTCGCGGCGGTCACCCCGCCGCCGGCCGGCCCGACGGCCACCGTCGCCGGCCTGAAGACCATGATCCCGTCCCCGTCCCCGTCCCCGGACGCGGAGCCCACCAGCCCGGCCACGGTGTAA